In Vulpes lagopus strain Blue_001 chromosome 4, ASM1834538v1, whole genome shotgun sequence, the DNA window GCCTGCAGCTTTGCAGCACACTCCCTGCTCATCATTATCTCCATTCATTCAGGCAGCAGATAGCCCTGAACATCGTGTGTGTGCCAAGTCCTGTTCTAAGAATATAGCAGAGgctaaaacaggaaagaaagaaatctttgtcCTCGTGGAGCTTGTATTCTAGTGTAAAGCCCCCCGAACATGGCCCTAACACAgagcaagtgctcagtaaaaaTGTGATGTTATTGTGAGCAGCCCTCTTGCCTGCCATCCCAGGCGCAGACCCACAGAGGGCTGGAGTGGAGCTCTGGGGAGGAAGCCACTTTTGTTCCACCTGAAATGGAAAGCTTGGGCTGGGAATGAAGATAGGAGTTGCTTTTGGGGTCACTGAAGGGTGGGTTTCCTCCAGTCCCTAAACCAACAGCACTTCGTGAACAGGAGTGAAAAATGATCCTAGTGCCCCTAACAGCAGACCGCAGACAGATTTGAGAATAACAACCCCCAGAGCAGGGAATATTTCTGAGTCCTGACATTCAGTCCTCAGAACTGACAACACATTATCACTGGGgacataaatattattattcccatgtgCAAAGAGGAAACGAGACACAAGGGGTCAggtgactggcccaaggtcacacagctagtaagtagcgaaggagggatttgaacccacaaaCACTAACCCCCGAGCCCTGAAAAGGGTGCCAAGAAGTCAACATTCAGAAGCAATGAGAAAAGTCTGTTGCTGTATGTTCCAGTGACCGCAGTGGAGCAGCAGAGGGTATTTGTTTGGGTTGTCTCCCTAgacagggaggggaaaggaggaagcatTTCCAAGCAATCAGGAGATTGCTCCTCAGGGGGATAGTCCTTCACCTGTTACCCCTGGGGAAAATGAGCGCAGTTCTCAACGTAGCTCAGCGACGCAGAGGGGGGTGGTCAGGCGGTAGACGAAAACCTATTCAACTTGGAAGTAAAGTCACCTCAGGCCCTTTCCTGGCTGGAAAGGCTGAAGACGGGGTCTGTAACCACAAACCACAGGtgtgttttctcctcttcagATTATGGCCGAACGGAAGAATGCCAAAGCCCTGGCCTGCAGTTCCCTACAGGAAAGAACCAATGTGAACCTCGACGTTCCCTTGCAAGGTAGGCGAGGAGCACCTGCTCCCTTCATGCTGGCGCTCTGCAGCCTGGTGAAGACCCAGAGGGCCTCGTGGGGTTCCCTGCCATTTCTAGTCTCCTGTAGAACCATGCTCAACCCACAGATGCTCGCCGAGCACGCACTAGGGGGTCCTCCTGGCACAGAATTTGTTTTGTGCCGACAGAATTAGGCACAAAGGACCAGGATGAGTTTTGTTGTTATTGGACAAGACTAGAGAATATAATCTTTAGTGCTTCTATAGTTCATGTATAGCGTGAGATAAGAACCAGCTGGTCTAAAAATATGTGGgttgatgtggaaaaaaaattttttttgccaacTATAATGATCACCATCAAGGAGACTTCCTGCGGTGATTGTTTTGGCTATACGTACGGGCGCCGTCACTTGTTGCGCACCTGAAACTCACATAATGTTAGAGGTCAGgtctataaaataaaactggagacACGTGGGGGGATGCTGGTATTTTTCCTGTCTCGGTGCCCTTTGTGATTCCGTTTTCTCTGGGCCACCAACCACTCCTCCCAAATAGGCCATCAAAACCGGTGGATTTAGCATATATGAAAAAAGACAGTAGCAGCTTTTAATGCATCCATCCCATGTCCTGCTTTCAAATGCTTCCCTGCCTAGAAATGAAAGTCAGGTGGGATTTTGAGTGACAGAGCCGCAGTGTCTGGTGGAAGAGATGCTCTTCTCACAGAACAGGGGCTGCACCCCCTCTAGAAACAGGACGTCGTGGCACGGGCGGTGTGCTGGGCAATCCGGACGGCGCACAGCATGGTGGCCGGCTGTGGTGTGGGTGTCCGAACCACGGTGAAAGAGTCTGTTGCTTTTGTTCTCCTGCAGTAGACTTTCCAACACCAAAGACTGAGCTGGTCCAGAAGTTCCACGTGCAGTACTTGGGCATGTTACCCGTAGACAAACCAGTCGGTATGTGAAACGTTTATGTCCTTTCACTTTGCGAGCACTTGGGAGCTCCTGGGAGGTgatcgtccccccccccccccccgcccgagAGGTGGGCTCTACTCCTCTAATCCCTCTCCCCCGTCTTGAATCAGGCCCCTGCACTGTCACCAGCCAGGGCACGTACACGGTCCTGATCCAGAGAGCAATAGAGGACGGGCTAAGCTGCCCCGTCACGTTGTCCCCAGAATAGAAGGACTTAACAGGGCAGACACATGGCTCACGCTGCAGCGTGGAGATGCAGGATCCAGGGCTCCCAAGGGCTGCACCCTTCTCGCAGGGAGCTGCCCGCTCTGGGACCGGGTACCGCCATCAGTGCTGGTGACCACTGGGCGGGGGAGAAGGCGGAGGGAGCCCTCATGCCTTCCTTTCGAGGTGCCACCCCCAGGCGGCACACACTGCAGTTGGCTCACAGCCTGGGGCAGAGCTGGGTTGCTCAGCCGTACCATGCTCAAAGGAGGCTGGGACATGGAGCCTTCCCCTGGGGAGAAGAGGCTGcggagaaatcagaacccttgCGCACTGCTTGGGAAAAAGTGAGATGgtcacagccactctggaaaaaaagtCTGGCTGTTCCTCCAAAGGTGAACCGCAGAGTTACCATTGGACTCGGCAGTTCTGCTCCTGGGCGTTTacccaagtgaaatgaaaacatctgtCCACACCAACTCTCACAGCAGCGTTATTCATCAAtgtcaaaaagtggaaacaaatgtcgatcaactgatgaatggattaataaaatgtgatactgcctcccccccccaaaaaaaaatggGATACTGCTGTACTTGGTAATTTTACTTGGCAGTAAAGAGGCATGAAGTACCAGCGTGGGTTGGCCTGGAAGACAGTACGTCAAATGAAAGAAACACGCCGGATACAAAGAAACACGCCGTATGATCCCATGTGTATGACATGTCCAGAATAGACCAACCTCTGGACAGGCCAGGGGACTGGGAAAAAATAGATGGTGACCCCCTAAAACATACAGGCTTTCTTTTTGGGGTtatagaaatgttctaaatttgattgtggtgatggtttgcACAATCCTGTGAATATACCAGAAACCACTGCATCGTACACCTCCAATGAGTCAACTGTATGTGAATGATGCCTCAGTGAAGCTGCCGTTCCCACCTCCCCGTTCACACAGCCACACAACACCCCGCAGCAGGGCCCGGGGCATCGTGCACCCTGCTCAGGAGGCGGGCCTCCCAGATGTGGCCTTGTGTAAGGAGCAGAGGAAGGTAGAGGAAGGTGGGGTAGTCTGGAAGACGCTGGCTTCTGTCCCGTTCCCTTTCCCAAGGCTCCTTGCTTAGGGAAAGGTAACATTTGCTTAAGTGCTATCTATGTACTTGGGGTGGGACTCTCTGGAAGGAAAGTAGTACCACGGTCCAGTTGGGTACCTCTCTGGAGGTTCTCATGACCCTTCTTTCTGTTGAAAAGGctgtttggtttctttctttcaagcAATGAAATGCTCCCAAcgaaataccaaaaagaaaaaagatccacTTGGGTGTAGCTGTTACTGGGTGATTTGGGCCCACACTGGAGAGTGATAAATGGCTTTAGGAGCTTCCTCAGTGATCTGTTCTATCCACAGGAATGGATACCCTGAACAATGCCATAGAAAGTCTTATGACCTCGTCGAACCAGGAGGACTGGCTGTCTGTGAACATGAATGTGGCCGATGCTACTGTGACTGTCATCAGTGAAAAGGTGAGCGGGATTGTACGCATGGTGGGTCTTCGTGGGTTACAGTGAAACTCTGGCTACAGTAATCTTCCGTGAAACGGAGACACAAAGCCAAGGCTGGACCTCTGGGGGTGTGCTTAATTGTGATTAAAATAgccagcatttaaaatttttttttcttttttctgtcctttgtgTCTGGATCTTGGCgtaactttgcttttctttgaacTAAGAAGCATCTATTTCGGTGCTCCCAATTCTTTCTTGCTCTGGTGCCCAAGAGATTGAAGTAATTTGCTAGAGATACCTATATGATGCCGGCAGTCACTCATTGTGGGATTTGGTGTTTGGGCTCGTCTCCAGGCTTTCAGTATGGATTGGGCTGTTTGTCTGGAGTTGGGGCACAGGAGACACTTCTGTTGTGGAAAGTCCCCTGGTTTGTTCTGTCGTTGGTAGCAGAGGCCGCTGGTCATCAAGAGAAGCCATCATTAGCCTCAAATCAAATTACCCATTCTTtggttaaggaaactgaggcaaataGTGCCTGTGGTCACAGCAACTAGAAGCAACAAGCTCATGATTCTGTCCAGGTGGTCTTCTCTAGGCTCGTGACCACTTCTCAGTTCTCCCTCTGTGAAGCACCTGTTGTGGAAAGAGCACAAGGCGTTGGCCTGCTCTCGATGCCGTCCACTGGAAGGTCACCTTCAAGCCCAGTTCCCCTTCTCAGAAGGAGTTAGGAGTGATGCTCActggccctgcctgcctctccagcccACCAAGCTGGGTCTTCTTAAGTCTCTAAATGTGTCGAGCCCCTTTCTCCCTCACCGTGTGCAAGTCCTGCTCCTTCTGTGCTCCACCCCTTTGCCTACCCAACCCTTACCTGGGTCTCGACCTAAGCATCATTTCTCCCAAGAAAACTTCATGGTATCTCAGGCTAGTTTCATTTTCCTATGAAAGAATTCCACAGCACCTGAGTGAATATCTAGTAAGTTGAGATGTTAATGATCCAAAAGTCAACATTCTGGATGTGTTTACTAATTCAGAAATTGCATATGGTTGATGCAAAGGATGTGGTGTTCGTAAGAATGGATTCTGAACGTTTCTTTACACTGCATCATATGGATACCATATGGACGCCAGTTTGTGGAGGGGGAGGAGTGATTTGGCAGCTTTTCTACATGGTTTTAGATAGAAATGTGAAACAGTGTGCTACTTAGCATGAGAAGGAGATCCTGTAGCTCTTTTTCTCTTGGTGCTCTGAGGTTTCCAGTGGGTTCGCCTGGGCAGATGGGttttgagccaccaggtgccctgtgtGGGCAAAGCCTAAGAAGTACACATGACACTGCCCCTGCCCACAGTGAACACACAGGCTTGGAGTGTGGCAGACAGACAACAGAACACACAGAAGCACAGTTAGTGTAGGTCAGAGCACGGTTAAATGTCTATGAGACACCCATATAGTAGTGATGGCCTCTCcggatatatttagaaaatatatgagTCCTTTCTAAATCCAGTCTaggtatatattttgaataccagTGTCTGTACGCAGCCACTCCAGGCTTGAGTCTATGATTTAAGAAATGAGCACGTTTATGACTGTTGCTTGGCTTCATAGACAGAGCGGGCTGCTGATCAGCATGTCTTGCAGAATGAAGAGGAAACCTTAGTGGAGTGCCGCGTGCGATTCCTGTCCTTCATGGGTGTCGGGAAGGATGTCCATACGTTTGCCTTCATCATGGACACTGGGAACCAGCGCTTTGAGTGCCATGTTTTCTGGTGCGAGCCTAATGCGGGTAACGTGTCTGAGGCGGTGCAGGCCGCCTGCATGGTGAGTAATCACGCTCCAGGGAGCTGCTGGAGCTCCACGCCACTGCTTTTGTTTTATGTGCAGTAAATTAGTGCAGAGTTactaatttgaaagaaaatacatcTAACCTCTAAAGTAATGCCTTGCTGTATAACGCCTCGCTCCTGTGGATGTCATCCGTGACAACGAGCAGTTCACCATCTCAACAGCCAAGGACACCCACAAGAAGCCGGACTGGATGGAGCTACATTCTGTTGAGACTCCAGTGCCATTGAAAGCAGTGATCTTCAAAATTACAAATTGGAGGATTCTTAAGTCTCGATCCCTAATTAATTTC includes these proteins:
- the APBB2 gene encoding amyloid-beta A4 precursor protein-binding family B member 2 isoform X6, with translation MAERKNAKALACSSLQERTNVNLDVPLQVDFPTPKTELVQKFHVQYLGMLPVDKPVGMDTLNNAIESLMTSSNQEDWLSVNMNVADATVTVISEKNEEETLVECRVRFLSFMGVGKDVHTFAFIMDTGNQRFECHVFWCEPNAGNVSEAVQAACMLRYQKCLVARPPSQKVRPPPPPADSVTRRVTTNVKRGVLSLIDTLKQKRPVTETP